In one window of Plasmodium cynomolgi strain B DNA, chromosome 13, whole genome shotgun sequence DNA:
- a CDS encoding rRNA methylase (putative) has product MANDERDTEAILSALLNFCRSGRGKKVEHQEDNLNRFFCDITQFFMTHVDKKELAMRISNHIASQVEGKNQLDEKTYEQIQILILFLNSLYKRYFSKEFLNIDTSWIVYLIKSNGFKNPILFKFLTDVLVLTFEVREPGETNGTQQLLLLLLRCIRRRVETDVRENKEIFLFYRKVQRWFRSRSGFASEFGEADEGGDDEPDKAPLVGGLPYDELLRSEEFHFRALCHLFALVVEKVGRRVTEGGAEAGRSPDMESTRHAGHSKRRGQGEKGQDGQNGQKGQGGQNGEPCEGTAIWRLPQVKYIARDILHLLPFVSNPSMRDVIIKDLCNTAKEYLFTRCEMEEVCLDVTQRMFFCVSNGREVELDALKEGDVVEGADVGEGADVGEGAGETCREATPLMSTYLAYNSNCYAKEWRETNDELLSDVYTYQVLYMEYLYHGNFLTKANLDDVRFFLLLHNRAYTSEAIVKKVMYLFDGIVSGVEGVTHRKGKREKLHEGGQYGEAWELYTCILRCMQNFSVHLLKANWHKMASLLRIVSSVRRKYEEKRKGKWSSKGSSKGSSNGPSKGSPRLPDEWHGTPGSVFRSVNAGEGASRGSTTGGTPEPFDDLDFYIFQCCAGSDVGKGEIRFLHLSDFLILRQAELLIWLLLRHSNGTVTRFALCQLVSRGDMGREELGCTSGGVAKGVAKGAAKGAEKGAAKGAAKGAAKGAAKGAAEGVSQGVAEEEANPLGGTSTGGATQQDGSLDVETLLDCMSDTFLFHIFFDECIRPTLFIKGDIPFFEFRLKNLIVSKVLKRNPLLMAKYFLVGLHGVRFFHVNIRVVLEGLLEALRLLGGGSPGQTGLKCGLRCGLRCSSKCGLKCGSKCGLKCGLMCGSKCHWKDDLHEVLVGIVKNVKNIPVSRRSDTLTLLLETTIKMNHHVSIFRRVKRYCIFLDSFEDEFFCKHMELFYSLLKLNMDCMTEPNGGNNPQEGGGAVISMKNPISDLFLSRFIGHLNYILLSNQHVYIWGYLRFFILLARHTDVKNGSLLLLLGPHGEQIDELVNRFLFYVLKYGAGNLFDEVSLDNIMTGILAKTGRYLLSEGVNSACEWAGEEKGGSYENHLEGDVPLKELLPFVDALEYVLPSSTNEFAECDKCAEGDPSTECIHYYHRDYAVETERGTSSLNKLSSGTLNRKHKERFTLPKNHLLVQPNGRFLLQARALHDQCVQYVINFSQKGTQEDATKVILAISFLSNTCALFSSPVDAVPNEVIIRLTVGQTSCGGSSAGRSKGKDMDREGSTNRYGNKHCEVFNYYKYKYAYKSMCRGSLDSVSIFGGDVLSFANKVISDIELCKGELEYVYMIIRRFVIPAVFGDPETGSDRTLRGNHKILGNRAGGDFPLGKDERTYILTLLLKQSDILIDRCCACKYPARILELLFITLFHPLIKIIEYGQTKLSIIRCAVIPFLSSFIFSLIQNEDMIQVSSEYLDQLVRVIVDILICKEFVLVDLKRSFANDHYKMKRGNILLHHFVNEQICYYFLSRLERNEEILLPADLYRVRHTSIFLRLLALIGHNIQLRGLQALCCLAKYFKYLKKTQRKVLISKVNQLLHDDHLSNTRQYLELFCLSVSSSSFVLLYPHLRRNLADGNTNTQLTVSTLIICSYIILKTKLSYYSFEELYVSPSFARVCLSSGKFRMSQVVPKVVPKVVAAQTGASHLGGRKKKKRRSKEDTREIKRIINNIVKRNQNDKERIVQDVQRCKQKLARHFFSEYIRKCLVALITRIVALCSSHAALVRSIAQYTFYYFVKGRKEILVDPFFQCTYSYIKHNKDCKRIRKKMKAQFRHWTPTPFDDIRILLPACNYSYDYFDEDFNEENTNTFAHVLRNYELVSSYSFIDTVRKAVQQEMSAIMFNVDLERQRREAQNRKNYQKKFDPISDIIQVNNEFRRTYHQLAKTKTNKKLIVVASLIDKIPNLAGLCRTCEIFKAQKLLLHNADIVKDFQFQKISSTANKWMNIGELKKGELLKYLMNKKRKYAIVGLEQTKCSVPLNRFAFPERTILILGDEKEGLPSSVLLFLHHCIEIPGKGIIRSLNVHVSAAITIYEYFKQHLL; this is encoded by the exons ATGGCGAACGACGAACGCGACACAGAAGCCATTTTAAGCGCTCTGCTAAATTTCTGTCGTAGCGGCAGAGGGAAAAAAGTAGAACACCAGGAGGACAACCTGAATCGGTTCTTTTGTGACATCACCCAGTTTTTCATGACACACGTGGATAAAAAGGAACTAGCCATGCGCATAAGTAACCACATAGCTAGCCAAGTCGAAGGAAAGAATCAGCTGGACGAGAAAACATACGAGCAAATCcaaattttaattctttttttaaattcgctATATAAAAGATACTTCAGTAAAGAATTCCTCAACATTGACACGTCTTGGATAGTCTACTTGATCAAATCAAACGGGTTCAAGAACCcgattttatttaaattctTGACAGATGTGCTCGTCTTAACGTTTGAAGTGAGGGAACCAGGGGAGACGAACGGCACCCAGCAGCTTCTGCTCCTTTTACTAAGGTGCATAAGGAGAAGGGTGGAGACAGACGTTAGAGAGAACAaagaaattttccttttttacagaAAGGTGCAACGGTGGTTTAGGTCGCGCAGTGGGTTCGCGAGTGAGTTTGGAGAGGCAGACGAGGGGGGGGATGATGAACCGGACAAGGCGCCCCTTGTAGGGGGCCTCCCCTATGATGAGCTCCTGCGCAGTGAAGAATTTCATTTCAGGGCCTTGTGTCACTTGTTCGCGTTGGTGGTGGAGAAGGTGGGGAGGAGGGTCACGGAGGGGGGTGCGGAGGCGGGGAGGAGCCCAGACATGGAAAGCACCAGGCACGCCGGGCACTCCAAACGGAGGGGACAAGGCGAAAAGGGCCAAGACGGTCAAAACGGCCAAAAGGGCCAAGGCGGCCAAAACGGAGAACCCTGCGAAGGAACCGCTATATGGCGGCTCCCCCAAGTGAAGTACATCGCGAGGGACATTCTGCATCTCCTCCCGTTTGTAAGCAACCCCTCGATGCGCGATGTGATAATAAAGGATCTCTGCAATACGGCGAAGGAGTACCTGTTCACTAGGTGCGAGATGGAAGAAGTATGCCTGGACGTGACGCAGCggatgtttttttgtgtcaGTAACGGCAGGGAGGTGGAGCTAGACGCACTAAAGGAAGGAGACGTGGTGGAAGGTGCAGACGTGGGGGAAGGTGCAGACGTGGGGGAAGGCGCGGGGGAGACTTGTCGGGAAGCCACGCCCCTGATGAGCACCTACCTCGCCTACAACTCAAACTGCTACGCGAAAGAATGGAGAGAGACGAATGACGAGCTGCTAAGCGATGTGTATACATACCAAGTGCTCTACATGGAGTACCTCTACCatgggaattttttaaccAAGGCCAACTTAGACGATGTGCGTTTTTTCTTGCTACTCCATAACAGGGCATACACTAGCGAAGCAATCGTGAAGAAGGTAATGTACCTATTCGATGGCATCGTAAGTGGGGTCGAGGGAGTTACCCacaggaagggaaaaagggagaagctgCACGAAGGGGGACAATATGGAGAAGCCTGGGAACTCTACACGTGCATCTTAAGGTGCatgcaaaatttttctgtCCATTTGTTAAAAGCGAATTggcacaaaatggctagtCTGTTGCGCATCGTCAGTTCGGTTAGGAGGAAGTacgaggagaagcggaaggGAAAGTGGTCGTCAAAGGGGTCATCAAAGGGGTCGTCAAATGGACCGTCAAAGGGGTCACCAAGACTGCCGGACGAATGGCATGGCACCCCTGGAAGTGTTTTCCGCAGTGTGAACGCTGGTGAAGGGGCCAGTCGAGGGAGCACCACAGGCGGCACGCCCGAACCCTTTGACGACTTGgacttttacatttttcagtGCTGTGCAGGGAGCGACGTGGGGAAGGGAGAAATAAGATTTTTGCATCTGTCTGATTTTTTGATTTTGCGGCAGGCGGAGCTTCTCATTTGGCTGCTGCTTCGGCATAGCAACGGGACGGTGACTCGATTTGCTCTTTGCCAGTTGGTGAGTCGAGGCGACATGGGGAGGGAAGAACTGGGGTGCACGTCGGGGGGAGTAGCGAAAGGAGTAGCGAAAGGAGCAGCGAAAGGAGCAGAGAAAGGAGCAGCGAAAGGAGCAGCGAAAGGAGCAGCGAAAGGAGCAGCGAAAGGAGCAGCGGAAGGAGTATCGCAAGGCGTAGCGGAAGAGGAGGCTAACCCTCTTGGTGGAACTTCCACCGGAGGGGCGACCCAACAGGATGGGTCACTCGACGTGGAGACCCTCCTCGACTGCATGAGCGACACGTTccttttccacattttttttgacgaGTGCATAAGGCCAACGCTCTTCATCAAAGGAGACATTCCGTTTTTTGAATTTCGCTTGAAGAACCTGATCGTGTCGAAAGTGTTAAAGAGGAACCCCCTTTTAATGGCTAAGTATTTTTTGGTTGGCCTTCACGGGGTGAGGTTTTTTCACGTCAATATCCGCGTGGTGTTGGAGGGACTGCTCGAGGCGCTGCGCCTCCTGGGGGGGGGCAGCCCCGGCCAGACAGGCTTGAAATGCGGCTTGAGGTGCGGCTTGAGGTGCAGCTCGAAGTGCGGCTTGAAATGCGGCTCGAAATGCGGCTTGAAATGCGGCTTGATGTGCGGCTCGAAGTGCCACTGGAAGGACGACCTGCACGAGGTCCTCGTGGGCATtgtcaaaaatgtgaagaacaTCCCCGTAAGCAGAAGAAGTGATACCCTGACACTGCTGTTAGAGACTACCATTAAAATGAACCACCACGTGAGTATATTCAGGAGAGTTAAAAGATATTGCATCTTTTTGGACTCATTCGaagatgaatttttttgcaaacatatGGAGCTATTTTACTCCTTGCTGAAGTTAAATATGGATTGCATGACGGAACCAAATGGAGGGAACAACCCCCAAGAGGGAGGAGGAGCTGTCATTTCGATGAAAAATCCAATCAGCGATCTTTTCCTAAGTCGTTTTATTGGCCACTTAAACTATATCCTTCTGTCTAATCAACATGTATACATTTGGGGATAcctccgtttttttattttgctggCAAGACATACAGATGTGAAGAATGGcagcctcctcctcctcctgggTCCACATGGAGAACAGATAGACGAACTAGTGAAtcgattccttttttatgtcctcAAGTATGGGGCAGGCAACCTCTTTGATGAAGTCAGTTTGGATAATATAATGACGGGGATTCTTGCAAAGACAGGAAGGTACCTCCTCAGTGAGGGGGTGAACTCTGCATGTGAATGGGCTGGAGAGGAGAAGGGGGGTTCGTATGAGAACCACCTGGAGGGGGACGTCCCCCTGAAGGAGCTCCTCCCGTTTGTGGATGCCCTCGAGTATGTGCTGCCCAGCAGCACCAACGAATTCGCAGAGTGTGACAAATGCGCAGAGGGTGACCCGTCCACAGAGTGTATTCATTATTACCATCGAGACTACGCTGTTGAAACGGAGAGGGGGACATCGTCACTTAACAAACTGAGCAGTGGAACCCTAAACCGAAAGCACAAGGAACGCTTCACCCTCCCGAAGAACCACCTATTGGTGCAGCCAAATGGtcgcttcctcctccaggCAAGGGCACTACACGACCAGTGTGTCCAATACGTCAtcaatttttctcaaaaggGAACTCAAGAAGATGCCACAAAAGTTATTTTAGCCATCTCGTTTTTATCCAACACCTGTGCGTTGTTCTCGTCCCCGGTGGACGCAGTCCCCAACGAGGTGATCATCCGTCTGACGGTGGGCCAAACGAGTTGCGGGGGGTCCTCAGCGGGGAGGAGCAAAGGAAAGGACATGGACAGGGAAGGAAGCACAAACCGCTACGGGAACAAACACTGCGAAGTGTTTAATTATTACAAGTACAAATACGCATATAAGAGCATGTGCAGAGGGTCCTTGGACAGTGTCTCCATCTTCGGGGGGGACGTCCTCTCCTTCGCGAATAAAGTTATTAGTGACATCGAGTTGTGCAAGGGGGAGCTCGAGTATGTATACATGATCATCAGGCGGTTCGTCATCCCTGCAGTTTTTGGAGACCCCGAGACTGGAAGCGATCGCACCTTGAGGGGCAACCACAAAATTTTGGGAAACCGCGCTGGGGGGGACTTCCCCCTAGGAAAGGACGAAAGGACTTACATCCTGACGCTCCTGCTGAAGCAAAGCGATATCCTGATTGACCGGTGCTGCGCGTGTAAGTACCCGGCCCGCATTTTGGAGCTGCTGTTCATCACGCTGTTCCACCCGCTTATT AAAATAATAGAGTACGGACAGACGAAGCTTTCCATAATTAGATGCGCTGTGATCCCTTTCCTCtcatcattcattttttcacttatcCAAAACGAGGACATGATCCAAGTGAGTAGCGAGTATCTAGACCAACTTGTCCGAGTCATAGTCGACATTCTAATCTGCAAAGAGTTCGTCCTAGTGgatttaaaaaggagtttTGCAAACGACCactacaaaatgaagagaggTAATATCCTTCTGCACCACTTTGTGAATGAGCAaatatgttattattttttgtcgAGGTTAGAAAGGAACGAGGAGATTCTCCTTCCGGCAGATCTTTATCGAGTACGACACACGTCCATCTTCCTCAGGCTGCTGGCCCTCAT CGGACATAACATCCAGCTGAGGGGACTACAAGCCCTGTGTTGCCTCGCAAAATATTTCAAGTATTTAAAGAAGACTCAAAGAAAGGTTCTCATTTCAAAGGTGAACCAATTACTTCACGATGATCATTTGAGTAACACTCGTCAATACTTGGAGCTGTTTTGTCTCTCGGTTAGCTCCTCGTCCTTTGTTTTGCTGTACCCACACTTAAGGAGGAACCTAGCGGATGGAAACACAAACACGCAGCTAACTGTGAGCACCCTCATCATATGTTCTTACATTATACTAAAAACTAAGTTAAGTTACTACTCCTTTGAGGAACTGTATGTCAGTCCGTCCTTCGCTCGTGTGTGTCTCTCGAGTGGGAAATTTCGGATGAGCCAAGTGGTCCCTAAAGTGGTCCCTAAAGTGGTTGCTGCACAAACGGGGGCTTCCCacctgggggggaggaagaagaagaagagacgCTCCAAAGAGGACACGAGAGAAATCAAACGAATTATTAACAACATCGTAAAGAGAAACCAAAACGACAAGGAGAGAATTGTGCAGGATGTGCAAAGGTGCAAGCAGAAGCTGGCGCG CCACTTCTTCTCCGAGTATATCCGAAAATGCCTCGTCGCATTGATCACCCGAATCGTGGCTCTCTGCTCTTCCCACGCGGCGCTGGTGAGGAGCATCGCCCAGTATACGTTTTACTACTTTGtaaaagggaggaaagaaattttagtcgacccattttttcaatgcACCTACTCATACATTAAACACAATAAGGACTGCAAACGGATTCGCAAAAAGATGAAGGCTCAGTTTCGCCATTGGACCCCAACCCCCTTTGACGACATCCGGATCCTCCTGCCTGCATGCAACTATTCCTACGACTACTTCGACGAGGATTTTAATGAGGAAAACACAAACACGTTTGCCCATGTGCTCAGGAATTACGAGTTGGTCTCCTCCTACTCCTTCATCGACACGGTGAGGAAGGCGGTGCAGCAGGAGATGTCTGCTATTATGTTTAACGTGGACTTGGAACGGCAGCGCAGGGAGGCCCA aaacagaaaaaactaccaaaaaaaattcgaccCAATCAGTGACATCATTCAGGTGAATAATGAATTTAGAAGAACCTATcaccagctagccaaaacaaagacaaacaaaaaattaatcgtAGTAGCATCCCTCATAGATAAAATACCCAACTTAGCTGGTCTCTGTAGAAcatgtgaaatttttaaagcacaAAAATTGCTTCTTCATAATGCTGATATTGTGAAGGATTTTCAATTTCAGAAAATTTCTTCGACTGCAAATAAATGGATGAATATAGGCgagttaaaaaagggagagttGCTGAAGTACTTAATGAATAAGAAAAGGAAGTATGCCATTGTCGGGTTGGAACAGACCAAGTGTAGTGTACCCCTGAACAGGTTTGCCTTCCCGGAGAGGacgattttaattttgggGGATGAGAAGGAGGGCTTGCCTTCGtctgttttgctttttcttcaccactGTATCGAAATTCCCGGCAAGGGCATCATTCGCTCGCTAAACGTCCACGTCTCCGCGGCGATCACCATTTACGAGTATTTTAAGCAGCACCTGTTGTGA
- a CDS encoding hypothetical protein (putative), with amino-acid sequence MLKGVPLLFLSLLAIRGGWHQVNASQECVAPLSYRGPCPRFLQMENKTAQKRLLEGECRIFW; translated from the exons ATGCTCAAGGGGGTTCCTCTCCTGTTCCTCTCTCTGTTGGCCATTCGGGGAG GGTGGCACCAGGTGAACGCCTCCCAGGAGTGCGTCGCGCCGTTGTCCTACCGAGGGCCCTGCCCTCGCTTCctccaaatggaaaacaaaacggcACAGAAAAGGTTGCTCGAGGGGGAGTGCCGCATTTTCTGGTGA
- a CDS encoding transcription factor with AP2 domain(s) (putative), with product MAANLGNSDELLKELDLKNYVTFVKKCFKNGIKKEQEDICAQDLRNLAKCLPRVSGVWYDLHKNSWEARWAEGTKSARKYYSVQKFGFHEARKLAIKTIKTKEINYIYNSINEDFSKPLKWNLNNEFLEMNHDPIINLKRKYRSPSGKVREKRIKKDPTNGNGVSRKNKGEKKSAAQTRGLRRGHAHYTSAASCNASPKNGPHKIEKQQGSWRDRRDGKKALNQSEASYILDGTISKLRSDQGTGDIASQHVVEGSLSSTCLKQKDTSTNTEMALSTEGNTKNLVHIDECNATCLSEEDPLGKDNLCNINEKGKSPSSVHSLNGYINGVDDYHTPPRCTSNDSDKMEENNSSKQDGDKTTPKVGNAFQKHTLGKKIPNCNKDIKGKEKTSMVKFPGSKILSYMRQHKKTKNKNTLYVKQSGVLKMNLKQPPRGVFSREYGTGWNRKNLKKKSFVSEKRACLNGGALFVKKIKSCNHAEGKKCRNCDFRRRQMRGLRDHGSLLISSVLPNGGETFNGGESSNGGETFNGEESPNGGEIFNGEESPNGGEIFNGEESPNGGETFNGGESPKVDLTDQLGTGEASPTGGETDAQNGDGGGDQTGKHLVPQKKDRRKEEAQGEEAQKEDTQKEHTQTEHTQTECTQTECTPLSTPSGEKAQKMKCCVEINLKEVIHADTLSIFKNAINLLLNDLKCKCVPHLDKQFLNILEIIDNHISYVNSMLSEHILITYVHLFDICVSNNILPSQMDQNIQKVFCNALIAFHILLFNFLRDRRS from the exons ATGGCCGCCAACCTGGGGAACTCAGATGAGCTGCTAAAAGAGTTGGACCTGAAAAACTACGTCACCTTTGTAaagaaatgttttaaaaatggaataaaaaaagaacaagaagaTATTTGTGCCCAAGATTTGAGGAACCTAGCCAAGTGTCTCCCCAGGGTATCTGGTGTATGGTAtgatttacataaaaatagttGGGAAGCCAGATGGGCTGAAGGAACCAAATCAGCAAGGAAATACTACTCTGTGCAGAAATTTGGCTTCCATGAAGCAAGGAAACTAGCCATTAAGACAATCAAGACAAAGGaaattaattacatatacAATAGCATAAATGAAGATTTTAGCAAGCCACTTAAATGgaatttaaataatgaatttttaGAGATGAATCATGACCccataattaatttaaagaGAAAATATAGATCCCCTAGTGGTAAAGTCAGAGAGAAGAGGATTAAAAAGGATCCCACCAATGGGAATGGTGttagtagaaaaaataaaggggaaaagaaaagtgcTGCTCAAACGAGGGGGTTGAGAAGGGGGCATGCTCATTACACCTCTGCCGCCAGCTGCAACGCCTCGCCGAAAAATGGACCCCACAAAATTGAGAAGCAGCAGGGCAGCTGGAGGGACAGACGGGACGGGAAAAAGGCACTAA ACCAAAGTGAAGCTTCGTACATCTTGGACGGTACTATTTCCAAACTGAGAAGCGACCAAGGAACGGGAGACATTGCTAGCCAGCATGTCGTAGAAGGTAGTCTCTCCAGTACTTGCCTGAAGCAGAAGGATACATCCACAAACACCGAAATGGCATTGTCTACAGAGGGAAACACCAAGAATCTTGTTCATATCGATGAGTGTAATGCTACGTGCCTGAGTGAGGAAGACCCTTTGGGGAAGGATAACCTATGCAACATcaacgaaaaggggaagagtcCCTCTAGTGTACACAGCCTCAACGGTTACATTAACGGAGTGGACGACTATCATACACCCCCCAGATGTACCTCCAACGACAGTGataaaatggaggaaaacaaTTCGAGTAAGCAAGATGGCGATAAAACAACACCCAAGGTAGGGAACGCATTCCAAAAACATacacttggaaaaaaaatccccaatTGCAATAAAGACAtcaaggggaaggaaaagacaAGCATGGTGAAATTCCCAGGGAGCAAAATCCTGAGCTACATGAGacaacacaaaaaaacgaagaacaAAAACACCTTGTATGTAAAACAAAGTGGAGTCCTAAAAATGAACTTAAAGCAGCCTCCTAGAGGGGTGTTCAGTAGGGAATATGGCACCGGGTGGAACCgaaagaatttaaaaaaaaaaagtttcgtaagtgaaaaaagggCATGCTTAAATGGGGGTGccctttttgttaaaaaaattaaaagttgCAATCACgcggaggggaagaagtgcaGGAATTGTGACTTCAGGAGGAGGCAGATGAGGGGCCTGCGCGACCACGGCTCACTCTTGATTTCGAGCGTGCTCCCCAACGGCGGGGAAACCTTCAACGGGGGAGAAAGCTCCAACGGTGGGGAGACCTTCAATGGGGAGGAATCCCCCAACGGAGGGGAAATCTTCAATGGGGAGGAATCCCCCAACGGAGGGGAAATCTTCAATGGGGAGGAATCCCCCAACGGAGGGGAAACCTTCAATGGGGGGGAATCCCCCAAGGTGGACCTGACGGACCAACTCGGCACGGGCGAGGCCTCCCCCACGGGTGGCGAGACGGACGCGCAGAACGGCGACGGGGGGGGTGATCAGACGGGTAAACACCTGGTTCCCCAAAAGAAGGACAggcgaaaggaagaagcgcaaggggaagaagcgcagAAGGAAGACACACAAAAGGAGCACACGCAGACGGAGCACACGCAGACGGAGTGCACGCAGACGGAGTGCACACCACTGAGCACCCCAAGTGGTGAAAAGGCGCAGAAGATGAAGTGCTGCGTGGAAATTAACTTAAAGGAAGTCATTCATGCGGACACGCTAAGCATATTCAAAAATGCAATTAATTTACTGCTAAACGATTTGAAGTGCAAGTGTGTACCCCACTTGGACAAGCAATTTTTGAACATCCTGGAGATCATCGACAATCACATCAGCTACGTAAACTCCATGCTGAGTGAACACATTTTAATCACTTATGTGCATTTATTTGACATTTGCGTCTCCAATAATATTTTGCCAAGTCAAATGGACCAAAATATACAGAAGGTTTTTTGCAATGCGCTGATTGCGTTTcatattctcctttttaatttcctgaGGGATAGGCGGAGCTAG
- a CDS encoding 50S ribosomal protein L15 (putative), which translates to MRCPVFLLLLCTTLVRGFVISDHKGGPLSATQKSPLSERRHKGIVPGRKKRHLNLNLFKEEEVEEKYNMIDTINSLLGKVKRQFNIDFDVEEEKQARTRRQESTSEGSGSSGEGSTSEGSAIEGSTSEEHGLDAKGDPTKQLHRRDQNELRGIFGTMMDGSFKIGRANTMFKELKEEKKLVDKKYKELINRKISLRHKQFKQLEEDIKNGIFKSPYNEEQKKFLQNVVKEQEEAIEPIIKEIEKVEKNQYLVYDEKNEQLVKLREEIQKKINQVKVKYQEEAIKLGIKKIMDDLHEQTKTPLVWDLTQMDWPRAIYPLINDMKLKADVYWESTVVGGNREQNEYFITPFNIPSMEDKKRRRKGRGVGSKRGGSSGRGMKGQKSRSGGSIPLGFEGGQTPLYRKLPKFVAAPMGPGYHFNRYDYELIPLNLINLAYTRSGQKKYLEIDWNVIDKMGLRIGKYKRKHPIKVVGCNLKKYKMKHGFDFEFYAKYVIVKAHSFTVKAAREIIRLGGRCLLLKKNTQDIVYAEYNPDDENLNRIPRRIVFSGKPSKYERKLHWLRRVKMEEQRRAEGAAGEVGEAGEVGEASEVGDVGDVDEVDEA; encoded by the coding sequence ATGAGGTGCCCAGTTTTTTTGCTGCTGCTGTGCACGACGCTTGTAAGAGGATTCGTCATCAGCGACCACAAAGGGGGCCCCCTGAGCGCGACGCAGAAAAGCCCGCTGAGCGAGCGAAGACACAAAGGGATCGTTCCagggagaaagaaaaggcaCCTGAACCTGAACCTTTTCAAAGAAGAGGAGGTGGAGGAGAAGTACAACATGATCGACACGATTAACAGTCTCTTGGGGAAGGTGAAGCGGCAGTTTAACATAGACTTCGatgtggaggaggaaaagcaGGCTCGGACTAGGAGGCAGGAGAGCACCAGCGAGGGAAGCGGAAGCAGCGGAGAGGGAAGCACCAGCGAGGGAAGCGCCATCGAGGGAAGCACCAGCGAGGAGCATGGCTTGGATGCAAAAGGTGACCCAACTAAGCAGCTGCACCGACGAGATCAAAACGAACTGAGAGGAATCTTCGGCACAATGATGGATGGGAGTTTCAAAATAGGAAGAGCCAACACCATGTTTAAAGaactgaaggaggaaaaaaaactggtgGACAAAAAATACAAGGAGCTAATTAATAGGAAGATTTCCCTGAGGCATAAACAATTCAAGCAGCTAGaggaggacataaaaaaCGGCATCTTTAAATCGCCTTACAATGAAGAACAGAAGAAGTTCCTGCAAAACGTGGTCAAGGAACAGGAGGAAGCCATAGAACCCATAATTaaagaaatcgaaaaggtagaaaaaaaccAATACTTAGTGTATGACGAAAAGAATGAACAGCTAGTCAAACTGAGGGAAgaaatccaaaaaaaaattaaccaagTAAAAGTCAAGTACCAAGAAGAAGCCATCAAATtgggtattaaaaaaattatggatgATTTACATGAACAGACAAAAACCCCTCTGGTTTGGGATTTAACTCAGATGGATTGGCCCAGGGCCATCTACCCTTTGATTAACGATATGAAGTTGAAAGCGGATGTCTACTGGGAGTCAACTGTTGTTGGAGGGAACAGAGAACAGAATGAGTACTTTATCACGCCTTTTAATATACCCTCTATGGAGGACAAGAAGAGGAGACGGAAGGGGAGAGGAGTAGGAAGTAAAAGGGGAGGATCATCCGGAAGAGGAAtgaaaggacaaaaaagtAGAAGTGGAGGGTCCATCCCATTAGGCTTTGAAGGGGGTCAAACACCACTTTATAGAAAATTGCCTAAATTTGTTGCTGCCCCAATGGGACCAGGTTACCACTTCAACCGGTATGACTACGAATTAATTCCACTCAACTTAATTAACTTGGCCTACACAAGAAGTGGACAGAAGAAGTACCTCGAAATTGACTGGAATGTGATAGACAAAATGGGACTGAGGATAGGAAAGTACAAACGGAAACACCCCATTAAGGTGGTCGGGTGTAATTTGAAGaagtacaaaatgaaacacGGCTTCGACTTTGAGTTTTACGCGAAATATGTCATCGTGAAGGCGCACTCCTTTACAGTTAAGGCCGCGCGTGAAATTATTAGGCTCGGGGGGAGGTGCCTCTTGCTGAAGAAGAACACGCAAGACATTGTGTACGCAGAGTACAACCCCGACGATGAGAACTTGAACAGGATTCCGCGTCGAATTGTCTTCTCTGGGAAGCCCTCCAAGTATGAGCGGAAGCTGCACTGGTTGCGGCGGGTGAAGATGGAGGAGCAGCGCCGCGCGGAGGGAGCAGCgggagaagtgggagaagcgggCGAAGTGGGAGAAGCGAGCGAAGTGGGCGACGTGGGCGATGTAGACGAAGTGGACGAAGCATAA